The Lachnospiraceae bacterium KM106-2 nucleotide sequence TCTGTCATTGTCTGCGCGATACTTGGAATATTAATTGAGAAGATCGCTTATAAACCACTTCGGAATGCGCCAAGTCTAGCAGTACTGATCACTGCTATCGGAATGAGTTATCTTCTTCAAAATCTATCATTACTTATTTTTAAGGCAAATCCAATTAAATTTAGATCGATCATACAGATTGCATCGATTCATATTGGAACGATCACGATTACAGGAACTACGATGGTTACTCTTGTTGTGACGATCATAGCGATGTTCCTATTAGCACTTTTTATAAAAAAAACAAAAGTAGGTTCTGCAATGCGGGCAATCTCTGAGGATAAGGAGGCAGCAAGCCTGATGGGTATTAATGTGAATCAGACGATATCGATCACCTTTGCGATTGGTTCTGCCCTTGCTGCAATTGCAGGAGTCCTTTATGTATGTCAGTATCAGACATTGCTTCCTACTATGGGAGCATTGCCTGGTATTAAAGCATTTGTAGCTGCAGTACTTGGTGGTATTGGTAATGTGCCAGGAGCTATGCTTGGAGGAGTCTTGTTAGGGATTATCGAGAGTCTGTCAAAAGCATATATTAATTCTCAAGTTGCAGATGCGATCGTATTTGGAATCTTAGTCATC carries:
- a CDS encoding High-affinity branched-chain amino acid transport system permease protein LivH, producing MENLFEQLLNGLRSGSIYALIALGYTMVYGIAKMINFAHGDIIMVGAYTLYVSMEIYHLSAVMAVIVSVIVCAILGILIEKIAYKPLRNAPSLAVLITAIGMSYLLQNLSLLIFKANPIKFRSIIQIASIHIGTITITGTTMVTLVVTIIAMFLLALFIKKTKVGSAMRAISEDKEAASLMGINVNQTISITFAIGSALAAIAGVLYVCQYQTLLPTMGALPGIKAFVAAVLGGIGNVPGAMLGGVLLGIIESLSKAYINSQVADAIVFGILVIVLLVKPSGLLGISRIEKV